A genome region from Dendrosporobacter quercicolus includes the following:
- a CDS encoding helix-turn-helix domain-containing protein has product MNIDYIAIGQRIKRIRKKRFTQEKLAEKLDVTPVYISQVENGKTKINLEMLVRIAGLLDTDPGYFINGASYQTQDYLKSDLANLLRDCPPERLQLIYNVVKLIANHGELPAVTKR; this is encoded by the coding sequence ATGAATATCGATTATATTGCTATTGGGCAAAGAATTAAAAGAATTCGCAAAAAACGCTTCACGCAAGAAAAACTTGCGGAAAAGTTGGATGTTACCCCGGTCTATATTAGTCAGGTTGAAAATGGTAAAACTAAAATTAATCTGGAAATGCTGGTGCGTATAGCAGGCTTACTGGATACAGACCCTGGCTATTTCATTAATGGCGCGTCTTATCAAACGCAAGATTATCTTAAATCTGATCTGGCAAACCTTTTGCGTGACTGTCCACCTGAAAGGCTTCAACTAATTTATAATGTAGTTAAACTCATTGCTAATCATGGGGAACTCCCAGCAGTGACTAAGAGGTAA
- a CDS encoding ABC transporter ATP-binding protein translates to MKHKEPKAKAGLFRLMELAGSRKGQLTGACALSVLAAAARLVPFFTIYGLLRQIVLHYHNLSAIPMSTVLWLVGTTAVAAVAYGGFGFASSSLSHRAAYNILYELRVQLMEKLSRLPAGYFTGTTQGALKKVVQDDVEQIEEFIAHNIADTVSAIALPVFTLAYLFIMDWRLALCTIFPLVICIVVLSAGLKNPKGAKTQLDMHETREAMNGTIVEYVHGMPVIKVFNRTLSAFGRLGKSIDDFSAAVKRAAYFFAPRMGVYFAAMGAQLLLILPAGLLIGLNASSYTDFLPLLLLFFLVGAGLKEPLENMMALALSTKNIAIGVARIDKILAEKEIAAPTSSVLPQSCDITFDHVQFSYNEDGLMAVNDISFALRQNTITGLVGPSGGGKSTVAQLLLRFYEPQAGRITIGGVDIKDIAPGKLMENVGYVFQDSVLFRDTVEGNIRMGNSEATRAEVEAAAKAAAIHDVIMALPMGYDTVIGEDNAYLSGGEKQRIAIARVFLKKPPIILLDEATAYADAENESLIQEAFAKLAEGKTVLIIAHRLKTIENADQILVLDNGRLMASGTHGSLLASSAAYRRMVDANERRDTWRIRKTLRKEAACHA, encoded by the coding sequence ATGAAACATAAAGAACCCAAAGCCAAAGCGGGCTTGTTCCGCCTGATGGAGCTGGCTGGAAGCCGCAAGGGGCAGCTCACCGGAGCCTGCGCGCTGAGTGTGCTGGCCGCGGCGGCCCGTCTGGTACCTTTTTTCACGATCTACGGCCTGCTGCGGCAAATCGTGCTGCACTACCACAATTTATCGGCCATTCCCATGTCTACCGTACTTTGGCTGGTAGGAACCACCGCCGTTGCGGCTGTGGCCTACGGGGGTTTCGGCTTTGCCAGCAGCAGCCTTTCCCACCGGGCCGCCTATAACATCCTGTACGAACTGCGGGTGCAGCTGATGGAAAAGCTATCCCGATTACCAGCGGGATATTTTACCGGCACCACGCAAGGGGCACTGAAAAAAGTGGTGCAGGACGATGTGGAGCAGATAGAAGAGTTCATCGCCCACAACATCGCCGATACAGTCTCCGCCATTGCCCTGCCTGTTTTCACCCTGGCCTACCTGTTTATCATGGACTGGCGGCTGGCCCTGTGCACCATTTTCCCCCTTGTCATCTGCATCGTGGTCCTGTCTGCCGGCCTGAAAAACCCCAAAGGCGCAAAAACGCAGCTGGATATGCACGAAACCAGAGAAGCCATGAACGGCACCATCGTGGAGTATGTGCACGGCATGCCGGTGATCAAAGTATTCAACCGCACGCTGTCGGCCTTTGGGCGCCTGGGCAAAAGCATCGACGATTTCTCCGCTGCTGTGAAGCGGGCCGCCTATTTCTTCGCGCCCCGCATGGGGGTGTATTTTGCCGCTATGGGAGCGCAACTGCTGCTCATTTTACCGGCAGGCCTGCTTATCGGACTGAATGCAAGCTCGTACACCGACTTTTTGCCTTTGTTGCTGCTGTTTTTCCTAGTGGGCGCGGGCCTCAAGGAACCGCTGGAAAATATGATGGCCTTGGCTCTCTCCACAAAAAACATTGCCATCGGCGTGGCCCGCATCGACAAAATATTGGCTGAAAAAGAAATAGCTGCCCCAACCAGCTCTGTGTTGCCGCAAAGCTGCGATATCACCTTTGATCATGTGCAGTTTTCCTATAACGAGGACGGCCTTATGGCAGTGAATGACATCAGCTTTGCTTTGCGCCAGAATACCATCACCGGCCTTGTAGGGCCGTCGGGAGGCGGCAAATCTACCGTGGCGCAATTACTGCTGCGCTTTTACGAGCCTCAGGCCGGCCGCATTACCATCGGCGGGGTGGATATCAAGGACATCGCCCCCGGAAAGCTGATGGAGAACGTAGGCTATGTGTTTCAGGACTCTGTGCTGTTCCGTGATACGGTGGAGGGCAATATCCGCATGGGCAACTCGGAGGCCACCCGGGCCGAGGTGGAGGCGGCAGCCAAGGCAGCGGCCATCCACGATGTTATCATGGCCTTGCCAATGGGGTACGATACCGTCATTGGAGAGGACAACGCCTATCTTTCCGGCGGGGAAAAACAGCGCATCGCCATCGCCCGGGTGTTCCTCAAAAAACCGCCCATCATCCTGTTGGATGAAGCCACCGCCTACGCCGACGCCGAGAATGAAAGCCTGATTCAGGAAGCCTTTGCGAAACTTGCCGAGGGCAAAACCGTGCTCATTATTGCCCACCGGCTGAAAACCATCGAAAATGCCGACCAGATTTTGGTGCTGGACAATGGCCGCCTCATGGCATCCGGAACCCACGGAAGCCTGCTGGCAAGCAGCGCCGCCTACCGCCGGATGGTGGACGCCAACGAACGGCGGGACACTTGGCGCATTCGGAAAACCCTGCGAAAGGAGGCGGCCTGTCATGCGTAG
- a CDS encoding ABC transporter ATP-binding protein, which produces MKLEGISFWYEGQKKATLQNINLEIQKGEFVLLCGGSGCGKTALTRVLNGLCPEFYPGKLAGKYTFGGENMTSLPIREKSLRIGSVFQDPETQFFTTKGHDEIVLGAEQRALPPGLILEKLAELNRLLQLEGLYEKSLFTMSAGEKQKIAVASVCMLSPEVLVLDEPSANLDPASILKLGEILTELKGLGVTIILSEHRFHYVKESFDRAIYMVDGELHTAFTRAEILALGEETLLRMGLRSFEAPMLQLNYDSPTEDGIFCEGKNLCFVYKGSSIFNGLNLKIPNAKVTAILGENGRGKTTLLRIIAGLHKPASGEIFFGGKALSKGGRIRQSFLLEQNGNNQLFSNQVEKEFLIDVPGQNSEKIYGVLAKLDLLQKKHAHPLSLSGGQKQRLLVGISALSGKQLLLLDEPTSGLDAMNMHRISTLLRHNAAKGQTIVVVTHDIEFINKTADFIIQL; this is translated from the coding sequence ATGAAGCTGGAAGGCATATCGTTTTGGTATGAGGGACAGAAAAAGGCCACTCTGCAAAACATCAACCTGGAAATACAAAAAGGGGAATTTGTGCTGCTGTGTGGTGGCAGCGGCTGCGGAAAAACCGCCTTGACCCGTGTTTTGAACGGGCTGTGCCCCGAGTTTTACCCCGGAAAGCTGGCGGGGAAATACACCTTCGGCGGTGAAAATATGACCAGCCTGCCCATCAGGGAAAAATCCCTGCGGATCGGCAGCGTTTTTCAGGACCCGGAGACCCAGTTTTTTACCACCAAAGGCCATGATGAAATTGTGTTGGGGGCAGAGCAGCGCGCCCTGCCGCCGGGCTTGATTCTGGAAAAGCTGGCTGAGCTGAACCGGCTGTTACAGCTGGAAGGTCTGTATGAAAAAAGCCTGTTCACCATGTCGGCGGGCGAGAAACAAAAAATTGCCGTCGCGTCGGTGTGCATGCTTTCGCCCGAGGTGCTGGTGCTGGACGAACCTTCTGCCAATTTGGACCCGGCAAGCATCCTGAAACTGGGGGAAATCCTGACAGAACTGAAAGGTCTGGGCGTCACCATCATTCTGTCGGAACATCGCTTTCACTATGTAAAGGAGAGCTTTGACCGGGCCATCTATATGGTCGACGGTGAGCTACACACCGCTTTTACCCGCGCGGAGATTTTGGCGCTGGGGGAGGAAACACTGCTGCGCATGGGCCTGCGTTCTTTTGAGGCGCCAATGCTGCAACTTAATTATGATTCGCCAACAGAGGACGGTATTTTTTGCGAAGGAAAGAACCTTTGCTTTGTATACAAGGGCAGCTCTATTTTCAACGGCCTGAACCTGAAAATACCCAATGCAAAGGTGACGGCTATTCTGGGCGAAAACGGCAGGGGCAAAACTACCCTTTTGCGCATTATCGCGGGCTTGCACAAACCCGCATCGGGAGAAATTTTCTTTGGCGGAAAGGCCCTTTCAAAAGGCGGACGAATCAGGCAGTCGTTCTTGCTGGAGCAAAATGGAAACAACCAGCTTTTTTCAAACCAGGTGGAGAAGGAATTTCTGATTGATGTGCCTGGGCAGAATAGCGAAAAAATATATGGGGTACTTGCCAAACTGGACCTGCTGCAAAAAAAGCATGCCCATCCGCTTTCTCTTTCGGGTGGGCAAAAACAGCGGCTTTTAGTTGGTATCAGTGCGCTTTCAGGTAAACAGCTGCTTTTGCTGGACGAACCCACCAGCGGGCTGGACGCCATGAATATGCACCGGATATCCACGCTGCTGCGGCATAATGCGGCAAAGGGGCAAACCATTGTGGTGGTCACCCATGATATCGAGTTTATCAATAAGACGGCGGACTTTATCATCCAACTTTGA
- a CDS encoding helix-turn-helix domain-containing protein, protein MDGTGVKNLIAGRGLNCHINLGNLKVSHFFPAGTRFWKEALVVREQFLQEQMPTFIEEKLFDMAGAIRSGGIADPRIAVLFKQLGAFPLNAGYGQAYLAGKVYEAMALLQDKANQVQWAKSTLSPAEVDRLKKAISFIKKHYNKPLVIADLTQQFELNRNKLQMGFHVLTGYTVHECLLNIRVQEAMTLLATSDGTIPEIANSVGFNSAKSLYDAFFKFLGIPPNYLRKAMRK, encoded by the coding sequence TTGGACGGCACAGGCGTTAAAAACCTGATAGCTGGACGCGGGCTGAATTGCCATATCAATTTGGGGAATTTGAAAGTTTCCCATTTTTTTCCTGCCGGCACAAGATTCTGGAAGGAAGCGCTTGTGGTGAGAGAACAGTTTCTGCAGGAACAAATGCCCACGTTCATTGAAGAAAAGCTGTTTGATATGGCAGGGGCCATTCGCTCAGGTGGAATTGCCGACCCGAGAATTGCCGTGCTGTTCAAACAGCTTGGTGCATTTCCATTAAATGCCGGTTATGGGCAAGCCTATTTGGCGGGAAAGGTTTATGAGGCTATGGCCTTGCTGCAAGACAAAGCCAATCAAGTACAATGGGCCAAATCGACACTTTCCCCCGCCGAAGTCGACCGCCTAAAAAAAGCCATTTCCTTCATAAAGAAACATTATAACAAACCGCTGGTTATAGCAGACCTTACCCAACAGTTCGAACTGAACCGGAATAAACTGCAGATGGGTTTCCACGTGTTAACCGGATACACCGTGCATGAATGCCTTTTGAATATTCGCGTACAAGAGGCCATGACGCTTCTGGCTACCTCGGATGGAACAATCCCCGAGATTGCAAACAGTGTAGGCTTCAACAGCGCAAAGAGCCTATATGATGCTTTTTTCAAATTTTTAGGTATCCCGCCGAACTATTTGCGCAAAGCAATGCGCAAATAG
- a CDS encoding TonB-dependent receptor, with amino-acid sequence MKKKLSPARKRLLYALIGSSLFWHTPAITYAEDTAETVATADQADTQAAFAAPTTAGQREFPLEKIEVTASREMLPPPYAGGQAARGAKLGVLGNKDFMDTPFNVTSYTAQTMADQQADTLYDVLINDPSVRFTAPAGQTGEYYKIRGLDVSREHLYFNGMQGLAPQYRVPVEFLERAEVLKGPSSFLYGGVSTSVGGAVNLVPKRAGEEDITNFTTGYTSSSHWGGHIDLGRRFGENKEWGIRFNGVYADGDTATDGQSRERLVGALGVDYRKDKWRLSLDAYGSQDYFDNGLISMYYLSTNGYVKAPDGSTNLYKGTSGAIRNNAVLFKGEYDLRDNVIAYAGIGKLSDNATGYVNGNHILSVQPDGTAIARTVFKQYFWTDTTASEFGLRGVYQTGAVKHQVVLGANFLDKDYSAAYNMGTGHYLTDIYNPVSLAAYYNSIAQPGKGNKTKVTDLSSYLLADTLSFDEDKVQLTLGVRRQNVKTTSYTYANTTATGAPATTTVYDAHANTPMVGLVVKPWGESVSLYANYIEALSEGVQVSNLYANEGEVLAPYKTKQHEFGVKWDKGDFANTLAFFQVEMPSYMTTPSAGSAKSIYSYDGQQKNRGIEWNTFGNVAKHLRLLGGIAYTAGELVRSNTVANNGNTPFGVPRWTMNAGVEWDTPWNQDLTLSLRAVYTGSQYIDNANTLKLPSWVRYDIGARYKTVINKTPVTYRLSVENLFDKHYWEGLMYGFESFATLGGPRTVKLSATMQL; translated from the coding sequence ATGAAGAAAAAATTGTCCCCTGCCAGAAAACGTCTGCTTTACGCCCTGATCGGCAGCAGCCTGTTCTGGCACACGCCGGCAATAACCTATGCCGAGGATACGGCGGAAACGGTCGCAACTGCTGATCAGGCCGATACCCAAGCGGCCTTTGCCGCGCCAACAACTGCCGGCCAGCGTGAATTCCCCCTGGAAAAGATTGAAGTGACCGCCAGCCGGGAAATGCTGCCCCCGCCCTATGCCGGCGGCCAAGCGGCCCGCGGCGCCAAGCTCGGCGTACTGGGCAACAAGGATTTCATGGACACGCCCTTCAACGTCACCAGTTATACCGCCCAAACGATGGCAGACCAGCAGGCTGACACGCTGTACGACGTGCTCATCAACGACCCGTCCGTCCGCTTCACCGCCCCTGCCGGTCAGACCGGTGAATACTACAAAATCCGTGGTCTGGATGTCAGTCGTGAACATCTCTATTTTAACGGCATGCAGGGTTTGGCGCCCCAATATCGTGTTCCGGTTGAATTTCTCGAACGGGCGGAAGTGCTCAAAGGGCCCAGTTCCTTTCTCTACGGCGGCGTGAGCACTTCGGTGGGCGGCGCCGTGAACCTGGTGCCCAAGCGCGCCGGGGAGGAGGACATCACCAACTTCACCACCGGCTATACCTCCTCGTCCCACTGGGGCGGCCATATCGACCTTGGTCGACGCTTCGGCGAAAATAAGGAATGGGGCATCCGCTTCAACGGGGTGTACGCGGACGGCGACACCGCAACCGACGGACAGTCCCGGGAACGTCTGGTGGGTGCCCTGGGAGTGGATTACCGCAAGGACAAATGGCGGCTGTCCCTGGATGCCTACGGCTCGCAGGACTATTTCGACAACGGCCTCATCTCCATGTATTACTTATCCACCAACGGCTATGTGAAAGCGCCGGACGGCTCGACCAATCTGTACAAAGGGACGTCGGGCGCCATACGGAATAACGCGGTCCTGTTTAAAGGCGAATATGACCTGCGGGACAATGTAATCGCCTATGCCGGCATCGGCAAACTATCTGACAACGCAACCGGCTACGTCAACGGCAATCATATTCTGAGCGTTCAGCCCGATGGCACGGCTATTGCCCGGACTGTTTTTAAGCAATACTTCTGGACCGACACCACTGCCTCCGAGTTTGGACTGCGCGGCGTTTACCAGACCGGTGCGGTAAAGCATCAGGTCGTTTTGGGGGCAAACTTCCTGGACAAGGACTATTCCGCGGCTTATAACATGGGCACCGGTCACTATCTAACGGACATTTATAATCCGGTCTCTTTGGCCGCCTATTATAACAGCATAGCGCAGCCGGGCAAGGGAAATAAGACCAAAGTCACCGATCTTTCCAGCTATCTTCTGGCCGATACGCTTTCCTTCGACGAGGACAAGGTTCAGTTAACGCTGGGAGTACGGCGGCAAAATGTAAAAACCACAAGCTATACGTACGCCAATACCACCGCCACGGGAGCACCGGCAACGACAACTGTCTACGACGCTCACGCCAACACGCCGATGGTCGGCCTGGTAGTCAAACCGTGGGGAGAATCGGTGTCCCTCTATGCCAATTATATTGAGGCGCTTTCCGAGGGCGTTCAAGTTTCCAATCTTTATGCTAATGAGGGGGAAGTGCTGGCGCCGTATAAAACCAAGCAGCATGAATTCGGCGTGAAGTGGGACAAGGGCGATTTCGCCAATACGCTGGCGTTTTTCCAAGTCGAAATGCCAAGCTATATGACTACTCCAAGCGCCGGGTCTGCCAAGTCTATCTATTCCTATGACGGACAACAGAAAAACCGCGGTATTGAATGGAATACCTTCGGCAACGTAGCGAAGCATCTCCGCCTGTTGGGCGGTATTGCCTATACCGCTGGCGAACTGGTCCGCTCCAATACCGTCGCCAATAACGGCAACACGCCGTTCGGCGTACCCAGATGGACGATGAATGCCGGCGTGGAGTGGGACACGCCGTGGAATCAGGATTTAACGCTGTCGCTGCGGGCGGTATACACCGGTTCCCAATATATTGATAATGCGAATACCCTCAAACTGCCGAGCTGGGTGCGCTATGACATCGGCGCGCGGTACAAAACCGTGATTAACAAGACCCCGGTCACCTACCGGCTCAGCGTGGAAAACCTGTTTGACAAACATTACTGGGAAGGTCTTATGTACGGCTTCGAGAGCTTTGCCACCTTAGGCGGCCCCCGCACCGTTAAGCTGTCGGCGACCATGCAGCTTTAA
- a CDS encoding energy-coupling factor transporter transmembrane component T: MPNKSRSTTLDARIILLGFGLNVLAFPLFYQTGEILCLLGLSATALLLERHFHRAVMLCGQFLVFYLLAFSGAQIVIRNPASLFGMELTLVGVLGQRVIPVLGYVYILSRISSGEFMSVLLRIKLPKSVAIGIASLFRFIPALGETFVAMRRASLFRGDGFRLQSILLHPARSSQYYLLPFLSRLSRIADDLAAALATRGVGMGGTATCVRDLGAKARDYAAFAVLLWFYGALLLWRYL; this comes from the coding sequence ATGCCCAATAAAAGCCGGTCAACCACGCTGGATGCAAGGATTATCCTGCTGGGGTTTGGCCTTAACGTTTTGGCGTTCCCCTTGTTTTACCAGACGGGCGAAATTCTGTGCTTGCTTGGACTTTCCGCCACGGCGCTGCTGTTGGAAAGGCATTTTCACCGTGCTGTTATGCTGTGTGGGCAATTTCTGGTGTTCTATCTTCTAGCTTTTTCCGGGGCGCAAATCGTTATACGAAACCCTGCGTCGTTATTTGGTATGGAGCTTACCCTGGTTGGAGTACTGGGGCAAAGGGTGATTCCGGTTCTGGGCTATGTGTATATCCTTTCACGCATCAGCAGCGGCGAGTTCATGTCGGTGCTGCTGCGCATAAAATTGCCCAAGTCTGTCGCCATTGGCATTGCCAGCCTGTTTCGGTTCATTCCGGCCCTTGGCGAAACCTTTGTAGCCATGCGCCGGGCCTCCTTGTTCCGAGGCGACGGCTTCCGGTTGCAGAGCATCCTGCTGCATCCGGCAAGAAGCAGCCAATACTACCTGTTGCCCTTTTTATCGCGCCTTTCGCGCATAGCCGACGACCTGGCCGCGGCCCTCGCCACAAGAGGCGTGGGGATGGGCGGCACCGCAACCTGTGTGCGGGATTTGGGGGCTAAGGCGAGGGATTACGCGGCGTTTGCGGTGTTGCTCTGGTTTTATGGCGCACTGCTGCTTTGGAGGTATTTATGA
- a CDS encoding DNA alkylation repair protein, with protein MMERIHLIDDFLNNKDEQQSLRMSAYMRNQFLFLGIPTPLRKKLCKEYFKTAKKVKIVDWEFIKICWDNPYRELQYVAIDYLVAMQNFLTPQDVPKIKELALKKPWWDTIDGLDKLIGNIAFLNPEVNDVLIDWSTDESMWLRRIAIDHQLLRKDKTNTELLEKIIINNFGSHEFFINKAIGWSLRDYSKTNPKWVSCFIEKYYTQLAPLSIKEASKYI; from the coding sequence ATGATGGAACGAATACATCTTATCGATGATTTTTTGAATAATAAGGATGAACAACAATCGCTAAGGATGAGTGCGTACATGCGAAATCAGTTTCTATTTTTAGGCATACCTACGCCATTGCGAAAAAAGCTATGCAAAGAATATTTTAAGACAGCAAAAAAGGTAAAAATAGTAGACTGGGAATTTATAAAAATCTGTTGGGATAATCCATATCGTGAATTACAATATGTTGCGATCGATTACCTTGTAGCCATGCAGAATTTCTTGACCCCGCAAGACGTACCGAAAATTAAGGAATTAGCATTGAAAAAACCATGGTGGGATACCATTGACGGGCTTGACAAACTTATAGGAAATATTGCGTTCTTAAATCCGGAGGTAAATGATGTTCTGATCGATTGGAGCACAGATGAGAGCATGTGGCTCAGACGAATCGCCATAGACCACCAGCTTCTCAGGAAAGATAAAACAAATACAGAATTGTTAGAGAAAATTATCATCAATAATTTTGGAAGCCATGAGTTTTTTATCAATAAAGCGATTGGTTGGAGTTTGCGGGATTATTCTAAGACTAACCCTAAATGGGTAAGCTGTTTTATTGAAAAATATTATACACAACTGGCCCCGTTGAGCATAAAAGAGGCAAGTAAGTACATATGA
- a CDS encoding class I SAM-dependent methyltransferase translates to MEEITIQEFDFALINEFFTELERQGPGSSEETIRALGFIGNLSNKAKIADLGCGTGFQTMVLAQNTEATITALDIYAGSIDKLNATAGKLGLQNRVKGIVGSMDNLPFQNDEFDLIWSEGAIANIGFEKGLNHWKGFLKKDGYIAVTYESWFTDERPAEIEKWWVDAVPEIGTIGYNISIMQKTGYIPVAAFTLPESCWIDNYFIPQKARQEQFLKKHAGNKTVEDMISFMRREADLYSKYKQYYGYVFYIGKKI, encoded by the coding sequence ATGGAAGAAATAACAATCCAAGAATTTGATTTTGCCCTCATCAATGAATTTTTCACAGAGCTTGAACGGCAGGGCCCCGGCAGCTCCGAAGAAACCATCAGGGCATTAGGTTTTATCGGCAATCTTTCAAACAAAGCAAAAATTGCCGATTTAGGCTGCGGCACAGGCTTTCAAACAATGGTTCTGGCCCAAAATACAGAAGCAACCATCACCGCTCTCGACATTTACGCCGGCTCGATTGATAAACTTAACGCAACAGCCGGAAAACTTGGTTTGCAGAACAGGGTAAAAGGTATTGTCGGTTCAATGGATAATTTGCCGTTTCAGAATGACGAATTTGATCTTATATGGTCTGAGGGGGCTATTGCCAATATAGGTTTTGAAAAAGGCTTGAATCACTGGAAAGGCTTCCTCAAAAAAGATGGTTATATTGCCGTAACATATGAGTCATGGTTTACCGATGAACGCCCCGCTGAAATTGAGAAGTGGTGGGTGGACGCAGTTCCTGAAATTGGCACAATAGGATATAATATTTCCATCATGCAAAAAACAGGTTATATTCCTGTTGCCGCATTTACGCTGCCTGAAAGTTGTTGGATAGACAATTATTTTATTCCGCAAAAAGCAAGGCAAGAGCAATTCTTGAAAAAGCATGCGGGAAATAAAACTGTTGAGGATATGATTTCATTTATGAGGCGTGAGGCAGACTTGTATTCAAAATACAAACAGTATTATGGATATGTATTTTATATTGGGAAAAAGATATAA
- a CDS encoding CBO0543 family protein gives MNYPSDEQIAEMMRQLTQAQIDNFLGQHIGTWRWWVLFILLIAHWFIWYKLVDKKRIVELVLFGVIIMVFTITLDEIGFVLSLWRYPVGVIPILPRLTSIDYTMLPIIFMLVYQYFPAWKNFFWALVVLSTVFSFVAEPIVVHLGFYVLIKWLYWYSFPIYIVMGLLARWIVRILIDIERKSCKM, from the coding sequence GTGAATTATCCGTCTGACGAACAAATTGCAGAAATGATGCGTCAATTAACTCAAGCCCAAATTGACAATTTCCTGGGTCAGCATATTGGTACTTGGCGATGGTGGGTTCTTTTTATATTACTGATTGCTCACTGGTTTATTTGGTATAAATTAGTCGATAAGAAGAGGATCGTTGAACTTGTCTTGTTCGGGGTAATCATTATGGTATTTACAATTACATTAGACGAAATTGGTTTCGTGCTCTCCTTGTGGCGTTATCCGGTAGGAGTTATCCCAATACTGCCAAGGCTTACTTCGATTGATTATACGATGCTGCCCATTATCTTTATGCTGGTATACCAATACTTTCCGGCCTGGAAGAATTTCTTTTGGGCGTTAGTTGTCCTATCAACAGTATTTTCATTCGTGGCCGAACCTATTGTTGTCCACTTGGGATTTTACGTACTGATTAAATGGTTGTACTGGTATTCATTCCCTATTTACATCGTTATGGGTTTATTAGCAAGATGGATAGTTAGAATATTGATTGACATAGAAAGAAAAAGTTGCAAAATGTAA
- a CDS encoding helix-turn-helix domain-containing protein produces MPGGPVSKIAAELGINENTLHGWLKKYREKPDAPFPVAASSVQMMSG; encoded by the coding sequence CTGCCCGGCGGGCCGGTATCGAAAATAGCAGCCGAATTAGGGATTAATGAGAATACGCTTCATGGGTGGTTAAAAAAGTATCGAGAAAAACCTGATGCCCCTTTTCCCGTAGCGGCAAGCTCAGTTCAGATGATGAGCGGCTGA
- a CDS encoding MptD family putative ECF transporter S component, which yields MTKMNLKQFFSTILLSLAMFVIYLIGIMPVFAHQQLSIVLHAGVTALICGPAYVLMIAKSRASGTLFTTNALFALFYLVVGNLHLFVFMLAAGLICELVLLKGGYQSQRRQVIPYILLWSAVGLKNIFMFGLFRDAVLNTYLKTGMDETTAKIAIDNAAATMLSVPLNLAGVAVTIIGGLAGFWLGKKAMKKYFIPAGVAADNAQ from the coding sequence ATGACAAAAATGAATCTGAAACAATTTTTTAGCACAATTTTATTGAGCCTTGCCATGTTTGTCATTTATCTGATCGGTATTATGCCGGTGTTTGCCCACCAGCAGCTGAGTATTGTATTACACGCAGGCGTTACCGCGCTTATTTGCGGGCCCGCTTATGTGCTGATGATCGCTAAATCAAGGGCATCTGGAACACTGTTCACTACAAACGCTTTATTTGCCCTGTTCTATTTGGTAGTGGGAAACCTTCATTTATTTGTATTTATGCTGGCGGCGGGGCTGATTTGTGAGCTTGTCCTGCTGAAGGGCGGCTATCAATCCCAACGCCGCCAGGTAATCCCTTATATCCTGCTGTGGTCGGCAGTGGGGCTGAAAAACATCTTCATGTTTGGCCTGTTCCGCGATGCTGTTTTAAACACCTACTTGAAGACGGGCATGGATGAAACAACCGCAAAAATCGCCATCGATAATGCAGCCGCCACCATGTTGTCCGTTCCGCTGAACCTGGCGGGCGTGGCTGTTACCATTATCGGCGGTTTAGCAGGCTTTTGGCTTGGTAAAAAGGCAATGAAAAAATACTTTATCCCGGCGGGAGTCGCAGCGGACAATGCCCAATAA